In Tenrec ecaudatus isolate mTenEca1 chromosome 4, mTenEca1.hap1, whole genome shotgun sequence, a single window of DNA contains:
- the GMPPB gene encoding mannose-1-phosphate guanylyltransferase catalytic subunit beta yields the protein MKALILVGGYGTRLRPLTLSTPKPLVDFCNKPILLHQVEALAAAGVDHVILAVSYMSQVLEKEMKAQEQKLGIRISMSHEEEPLGTAGPLALARDLLSETEDPFFVLNSDVICDFPFQAMVQFHRHHGREGSIVVTKVEEPSKYGVVVCEADTGRIHRFVEKPQVFVSNKINAGMYILSPAVLRRIQLQPTSIEKEVFPIMATEGQLYAMELQGFWMDIGQPKDFLTGMCLFLQSLRQKQPERLCSGPGIVGNVLVDPSARIGQNCSIGPNVSLGPGVVVEDGVCIRRCTVLRDAHIRSHSWLESCIVGWRCRVGQWVRMENVTVLGEDVIVHDELYLNGASVLPHKSIGESVPEPRIIM from the exons ATGAAGGCACTTATCTTGGTGGGAGGATATGGGACGCGGCTGCGTCCCCTGACACTGAGCACTCCGAAACCGCTGGTGGACTTCTGCAACAAGCCCATCTTGCTGCACCAAGTGGAAGCACTGGCCGCG GCAGGTGTGGACCACGTGATCCTGGCCGTGAGCTACATGTCTCAGGTGTTGGAGAAGGAAATGAAGGCGCAAGAGCAGAAG TTAGGAATCCGCATTTCCATGTCCCACGAAGAGGAGCCTTTGGGGACAG CTGGTCCTCTGGCACTGGCTCGTGATTTGCTGTCCGAGACCGAAGACCCTTTCTTCGTCCTCAACAGTGATGTGATCTGTGATTTCCCCTTCCAAGCCATGGTGCAGTTCCATCGGCACCACGGCCGGGAGGGCTCCATCGTG GTGACCAAGGTGGAGGAGCCCTCCAAGTACGGCGTGGTGGTGTGTGAGGCCGACACAGGCCGCATCCACCGCTTTGTGGAGAAGCCACAGGTGTTTGTGTCCAACAAGATCAACGCAGGCATGTACATTCTGAGCCCTGCAGTGCTGCGGCGCATCCAG CTGCAGCCCACATCCATTGAAAAGGAGGTCTTCCCCatcatggccacagaggggcaGCTCTATGCCATGGAACTGCAGG GCTTctggatggacattgggcagcCCAAGGATTTCCTCACCGGCATGTGCCTCTTCCTGCAGTCACTGCGACAGAAGCAGCCTGAGCGACTTTGCTCGGGCCCTGGCATTGTGGGCAACGTGTTGGTG GACCCAAGTGCCCGCATTGGCCAGAACTGTAGCATTGGCCCCAACGTGAGCCTGGGCCCTGGTGTGGTGGTAGAGGACGGAGTGTGTATCCGGAGGTGCACGGTGCTGCGGGACGCCCACATTCGCTCCCACTCCTGGCTTGAGTCCTGCATTGTGGGTTGGCGCTGCCGTGTGGGCCAGTGG GTGCGAATGGAGAACGTGACGGTGCTCGGGGAGGACGTCATCGTTCACGATGAGCTCTACCTCAATGGGGCCAGTGTGCTGCCCCACAAGTCTATTGGGGAGTCAGTGCCAGAGCCTCGCATCATCATGTGA
- the AMIGO3 gene encoding amphoterin-induced protein 3 — protein MARLVPLGALLGMLRFGLSAPDFPEDFLPPVPHNCPAECVYAADLLSCAGRGLQEVPAALPATATDLDLSHNALRRLRPGWLAPLSRLRALRLSHNELEALGRGVFTNASSLQLLDLSSNALRVLGRHDLDGLGALERLLLFNNRLARLDEHAFHGLGALSQLYLGCNELTAFSFDRLHGLGAAHLRTLDLSSNQLQRIPVAQLAMLPDFLKNGLYLHNNPLACDCRLYHLLQRWHQRGLGAVREFAREYVCLAFRVSTSRVRFLQHSRVFENCSAASAQDLEQPEEQLTVLAGQPLRLRCNTSAPATRVAWVSPEHELLLPPGSRDGSIQVLADGSLAIRKAQQQQHQGIFVCLAAGPHLHNQTHEYNVSVHQPRLEAKGFNTSYTTLLGCIVALVLVLLYLFMPPCRGCCRRHRCPRAPSPLQELSAQSSELSATPPEVPSRKASTHKHVVFLEPGRGGLNGRVQLAVAEDFDLCNPGTLQVKVSSGSASSTASEGPVVT, from the coding sequence ATGGCCCGGCTGGTGCCGCTGGGCGCACTGCTGGGTATGCTGCGCTTCGGGTTAAGCGCCCCAGATTTCCCCGAAGACTTCCTGCCCCCAGTGCCCCACAACTGTCCCGCGGAATGTGTGTACGCCGCCGATCTGCTGAGCTGTGCGGGCCGCGGGCTGCAGGAAGTGCCCGCTGCGTTGCCTGCCACCGCCACGGACCTCGATCTCAGTCACAACGCGCTCCGCCGCCTGCGCCCCGGCTGGTTGGCGCCCCTCTCCCGGCTGCGTGCGCTGCGCCTGAGCCACAACGAGCTGGAGGCGCTGGGTCGCGGCGTCTTCACCAACGCCAGCAGCCTGCAGCTTCTCGATCTGTCTTCCAACGCCCTGCGGGTGCTGGGCCGCCACGACCTCGATGGGCTGGGGGCGCTGGAGAGGCTGCTGCTCTTCAACAACCGCCTGGCCCGCTTGGACGAGCACGCCTTCCACGGCCTGGGCGCCCTCAGCCAGCTCTACCTGGGCTGCAACGAGCTCACCGCCTTCTCCTTTGACCGCCTGCACGGCCTGGGCGCCGCCCACCTCCGCACGCTGGACCTCTCCTCCAACCAGCTGCAGCGCATCCCCGTGGCCCAGCTGGCCATGCTACCCGACTTCCTCAAGAACGGCCTCTACTTACACAATAACCCCCTAGCCTGCGACTGCCGCCTCTACCACCTGCTGCAGCGCTGGCACCAGCGGGGCCTGGGCGCCGTGCGCGAGTTTGCGCGCGAGTACGTGTGCCTGGCCTTCCGGGTGTCCACGTCGCGGGTGCGCTTCTTGCAGCACAGCCGCGTCTTTGAGAACTGCTCCGCTGCCAGTGCCCAGGACTTAGAGCAGCCCGAGGAGCAGCTGACGGTGCTGGCGGGCCAACCCCTGCGGCTGCGCTGCAACACCAGCGCCCCGGCCACACGCGTCGCCTGGGTCTCCCCGGAGCACGAGCTGCTCCTGCCGCCGGGCTCCCGCGATGGGAGCATCCAGGTGCTGGCCGACGGCAGCCTGGCCATCAGGAaggcgcagcagcagcagcaccaaggCATCTTCGTGTGCCTGGCCGCCGGGCCCCACCTCCACAACCAGACGCACGAGTACAACGTGAGCGTGCACCAGCCGCGGCTCGAGGCCAAGGGCTTCAACACGAGCTACACCACGCTGCTGGGTTGCATCGTggcgctggtgctggtgctgctcTACCTGTTCATGCCGCCCTGCCGGGGCTGCTGCCGCCGCCACCGTTGCCCCCGCGCGCCCAGCCCCCTCCAGGAACTCAGTGCTCAGTCCTCCGAGCTCAGCGCCACGCCCCCTGAAGTGCCCAGCCGCAAGGCCAGCACCCACAAGCACGTGGTCTTCCTGGAGCCGGGCAGAGGGGGCCTCAATGGCCGCGTGCAACTGGCCGTAGCCGAGGACTTTGACCTCTGCAACCCTGGGACCTTGCAGGTCAAGGTCAGCTCAGGATCTGCTAGCTCCACGGCCTCTGAGGGGCCTGTGGTGACCTAG